The following are encoded together in the Kribbella sp. CA-293567 genome:
- the nucS gene encoding endonuclease NucS, with the protein MRLVIARCSVDYSGRLTAHLPMAPRLLMVKADGSVLIHADGGSYKPLNWMSPPCKLTEEEGVWSVTNKAGEELRITFEEVLSDSSYELGLDPGLIKDGVEAHLQELLAEHVHTFGEGFTLVRREYPTAIGPVDLLCRDADGKHVAVEIKRRGEIDGVEQLTRYVELLNRDPLLAPVRGIFAAQLIKPQAQFLATDRGLECVTVDYDLLRGMESDILRLF; encoded by the coding sequence GTGCGCCTGGTGATTGCTCGTTGCTCAGTGGACTACTCCGGCCGGCTGACCGCCCATCTCCCGATGGCGCCCCGGCTGCTGATGGTGAAGGCGGACGGCTCCGTCCTGATCCACGCCGACGGCGGCTCCTACAAACCGCTGAACTGGATGTCCCCGCCGTGCAAGCTGACGGAGGAGGAAGGCGTCTGGAGCGTCACCAACAAGGCCGGCGAGGAACTGCGGATCACCTTCGAGGAGGTGCTCAGCGACTCGTCGTACGAGCTGGGCCTGGACCCGGGGCTGATCAAGGACGGCGTCGAGGCGCACCTGCAGGAACTGCTGGCCGAGCACGTGCACACCTTCGGCGAGGGCTTCACGCTGGTCCGCCGGGAGTACCCGACCGCGATCGGCCCGGTCGACCTGCTCTGCCGCGACGCCGACGGCAAGCACGTGGCGGTCGAGATCAAGCGCCGCGGCGAGATCGACGGCGTCGAACAGCTCACCCGGTACGTCGAACTGCTCAACCGCGACCCGCTGCTGGCCCCGGTCCGCGGCATCTTCGCCGCCCAGCTGATCAAGCCGCAGGCCCAGTTCCTGGCCACCGACCGCGGCCTGGAGTGCGTCACCGTCGACTACGACCTGCTCCGCGGCATGGAGTCCGACATTCTCCGTCTCTTCTGA
- a CDS encoding 3-hydroxyacyl-CoA dehydrogenase family protein: MARELKTVGVVGLGTMGAGIAEVFARHGLSVVGVERDQAAVDRGRGHIQHSTDRAVKRGKLSTEDQQALFDRVTFATEIEALADCDLVIEAVIERLELKREIFSALDKVVREDAILATNTSSLSVTEISVATQRPRRVVGMHFFNPAPVQEFVEVIKTVVTEPDVVEDVLELARRLDKVPVVAADRAGFIANALLFGYLNHAVSMVESRYATREDVDAAMRLGCGYPMGPLALLDLIGLDTAYEILDTMYKQGRNRLHAPAPILKQMVTAGLLGRKTGRGFYTYESPDSPVVVEDDLTPSATDDAAGLRPLRQVGVVGSGTMAVGIIEVCAKAGYDVLYVARGTEKVDKVRAGLERSLEKGVQRGKLSSEERDAALARITGTAKLDDLATADLVIEAVVEELSVKQALFETFDELCKPGAILATTTSSLPVIDLAMATKRPADVVGLHFFNPAPVMKLVEVVSTVSTSPEVADTVAALAVAAGKHPVRCGDRAGFIVNALLFPYLNDAVRMLEAHYAGVDDIDAAMKLGCRLPMGPFELLDVVGLDVSLAIQRTLYLEFREPGFAPAPLLEHLVTAGYLGRKTGRGFRDYSN; this comes from the coding sequence ATGGCGCGCGAACTGAAGACGGTCGGAGTGGTCGGGCTCGGCACGATGGGGGCCGGTATCGCGGAGGTGTTCGCCCGGCACGGGCTCAGTGTCGTGGGCGTGGAGCGGGACCAGGCCGCGGTCGACCGCGGCCGCGGGCACATCCAGCACTCGACCGATCGTGCGGTGAAGCGCGGCAAGCTGTCGACCGAGGACCAGCAGGCGCTGTTCGACCGGGTCACCTTCGCCACCGAGATCGAGGCGCTGGCCGACTGCGACCTGGTGATCGAGGCGGTGATCGAGCGGCTGGAGCTGAAGCGCGAGATCTTCTCCGCGCTCGACAAGGTGGTCCGCGAGGACGCCATCCTGGCCACCAACACCTCCAGCCTGTCGGTCACCGAGATCTCCGTCGCCACCCAGCGTCCGCGCCGGGTGGTCGGCATGCACTTCTTCAACCCCGCCCCGGTGCAGGAGTTCGTCGAGGTGATCAAGACCGTCGTCACCGAGCCGGACGTGGTCGAGGACGTGCTCGAGCTGGCCCGCCGCCTCGACAAGGTCCCGGTGGTCGCGGCCGACCGGGCCGGGTTCATCGCCAACGCGCTGCTGTTCGGCTACCTGAACCACGCCGTCTCGATGGTCGAGTCGCGCTACGCCACCCGCGAGGACGTCGACGCGGCGATGCGGCTGGGCTGCGGCTACCCGATGGGCCCGCTGGCGCTGCTCGACCTGATCGGTCTCGACACGGCGTACGAGATCCTCGACACGATGTACAAGCAGGGCCGCAACCGGCTGCACGCGCCGGCACCGATCCTCAAGCAGATGGTCACCGCAGGGCTGCTCGGCCGCAAGACCGGCCGTGGCTTCTACACCTACGAGTCGCCCGACTCGCCGGTCGTCGTCGAGGACGACCTGACTCCCTCGGCCACGGACGACGCGGCCGGCCTCCGCCCGCTGCGGCAAGTCGGGGTGGTCGGCTCCGGCACGATGGCCGTCGGCATCATCGAGGTCTGTGCCAAGGCCGGGTACGACGTCCTGTACGTCGCCCGCGGCACCGAGAAGGTCGACAAGGTCCGGGCCGGCCTGGAACGCTCGCTGGAGAAGGGCGTCCAGCGCGGCAAGCTCTCGTCGGAGGAACGCGACGCGGCGCTCGCCCGGATCACCGGTACGGCGAAGCTCGACGACCTGGCCACCGCCGACCTGGTGATCGAGGCCGTGGTCGAGGAGCTCAGCGTCAAGCAGGCGTTGTTCGAGACCTTCGACGAGCTCTGCAAGCCGGGCGCGATCCTGGCCACCACCACCTCCAGCCTGCCGGTGATCGACCTGGCGATGGCGACCAAGCGGCCCGCCGACGTGGTCGGCCTGCACTTCTTCAACCCCGCGCCGGTGATGAAGCTGGTCGAGGTGGTCAGCACGGTCAGCACCTCGCCCGAGGTCGCCGACACCGTCGCCGCGCTGGCCGTTGCCGCCGGCAAGCACCCGGTGCGCTGCGGCGACCGGGCCGGTTTCATCGTCAACGCGCTGCTGTTCCCCTACCTGAACGACGCGGTCCGGATGCTCGAGGCGCACTACGCCGGGGTCGACGACATCGACGCCGCGATGAAGCTGGGCTGCCGGCTGCCGATGGGCCCGTTCGAACTGCTCGACGTGGTCGGCCTGGACGTGTCGCTGGCGATCCAGCGGACCCTGTACCTGGAGTTCCGCGAGCCAGGGTTCGCCCCCGCCCCGCTGCTCGAGCACCTGGTTACCGCCGGCTACCTCGGTCGCAAGACCGGCCGTGGCTTCCGCGACTACTCCAACTGA
- a CDS encoding phytanoyl-CoA dioxygenase family protein — protein sequence MTSTVAEVYRRDGIVQVPGVLDPAEIDQIRAAYMTQVAVDHSLAIDDEVPDGDPLVRYPRFVHPHRRTEVEAGRLALEWMLDNRILDVVETLIGPALGAQSMFYFKPPGARGQAMHQDNLFLRAHPETCLAAWIAIDDVDAENGGLAVVPGSHEIELACPEEADLTESFTNAEVPIPAGLSKVQTKMKAGDVLFFHGSVVHGSRPNTSTDRFRRALIFHYVPEESTEIASFYNPLVRPDRRTTVRPEAIGGGPCGDYATAEP from the coding sequence ATGACCAGCACAGTTGCAGAGGTTTACCGCCGAGACGGGATCGTCCAGGTGCCCGGGGTCCTCGATCCCGCCGAGATCGACCAGATCAGGGCGGCGTACATGACGCAGGTGGCCGTGGACCACTCGCTGGCGATCGACGACGAGGTGCCGGACGGAGACCCGCTCGTGCGGTACCCGCGCTTCGTCCACCCGCACCGCCGGACCGAGGTGGAGGCGGGGAGGCTGGCGCTGGAGTGGATGCTCGACAACCGGATCCTCGATGTCGTCGAGACCCTGATCGGCCCCGCGCTGGGCGCCCAGTCGATGTTCTACTTCAAGCCGCCGGGCGCCCGCGGGCAGGCCATGCACCAGGACAACCTGTTCCTCCGGGCGCATCCGGAGACCTGTCTGGCCGCCTGGATCGCGATCGACGACGTGGACGCCGAGAACGGTGGGCTGGCGGTGGTGCCCGGCTCGCACGAGATCGAGCTGGCCTGTCCGGAGGAGGCCGACCTGACCGAGTCGTTCACCAACGCCGAAGTACCGATTCCCGCCGGGCTCAGCAAGGTGCAGACGAAGATGAAGGCCGGCGACGTGCTCTTCTTCCACGGCAGTGTCGTGCACGGCTCCCGTCCGAACACGAGCACGGACCGCTTCCGCCGTGCGCTGATCTTCCACTACGTCCCCGAGGAGAGCACCGAGATCGCCTCCTTCTACAACCCGCTCGTCCGCCCCGACCGCCGAACCACGGTCCGGCCCGAAGCCATCGGCGGCGGCCCTTGCGGCGACTACGCGACCGCTGAGCCCTGA
- a CDS encoding helix-turn-helix domain-containing protein encodes MNLRDPAEPDAVTPTVRRLLAGEFDEGPGYATYRRRGTTDWLLMHTLDGVGALGSGVFAGPGITTLIRPGTLQDYGTAHDRWHFLFAHFHPRPDWLPLLEWPSVAPGILQLQPGPHAAEQITRALSEAVRYQDSVLSQGELLSYNALEAALLWCDTQNPKAAQLDDRLLRAIEYVDRNLRGDLSIAVLARTSNLSVSRFAHLFRQQVGVPPQQFVERRRLDAAARLLELTTRPVAAIAADAGFTNPLYFSTRFRAHTGHSPTQYRRQLGSALL; translated from the coding sequence GTGAACCTTCGAGATCCTGCTGAGCCGGATGCCGTCACGCCGACCGTCCGGCGGCTGCTGGCCGGTGAGTTCGACGAGGGCCCCGGCTATGCCACCTACCGTCGACGCGGGACGACGGACTGGTTGCTGATGCACACCCTCGACGGAGTGGGCGCCCTCGGCAGTGGTGTGTTCGCCGGTCCGGGGATCACCACGTTGATCCGCCCGGGCACCCTGCAGGACTACGGCACGGCCCACGACCGCTGGCATTTCCTCTTCGCCCACTTCCATCCGCGGCCGGACTGGCTGCCGCTGCTCGAGTGGCCGTCGGTTGCCCCCGGCATCCTTCAGCTGCAGCCCGGTCCGCACGCCGCCGAACAGATCACCCGAGCACTGTCCGAGGCGGTCCGCTACCAGGACAGCGTGCTGTCACAGGGCGAGCTGCTCAGCTACAACGCGCTCGAAGCGGCGCTGCTGTGGTGCGACACCCAGAACCCGAAGGCAGCCCAGCTCGACGACCGCCTGCTCCGCGCCATCGAGTACGTCGACCGCAACCTCCGCGGCGACCTCTCGATCGCAGTACTGGCCCGCACCAGCAATCTCTCCGTCTCGCGGTTCGCCCACCTCTTCCGTCAGCAGGTGGGCGTGCCGCCGCAGCAGTTCGTCGAGCGCCGCCGGCTGGACGCCGCTGCCCGCCTGCTCGAACTGACCACCCGCCCGGTCGCCGCGATCGCCGCCGACGCCGGTTTCACCAACCCGCTC